A region from the Campylobacter subantarcticus LMG 24377 genome encodes:
- a CDS encoding tyrosine-type recombinase/integrase — MKNLVKIKEYKGIYFIDKDKKLEDIKEISLVELHRRLTIPYELAIRYYEGKKSSYEIFPILNNTQTLKKNCELIALQRINGKFAKKFKIKEPKLNEVFEEWISMRKNTISKKHYEVTIFSYNAHIKDVIGNIKIKQVKLKDMQNIVNKMIDQGKSPRTTKTIKDILSPVFEFAIKNDYIEKNIAREIEIQKFDNKRYFTIDDEDRNALYKAIINYENLMIRAMFIFLLHGRRKSEVLTLKWDNIDFANKIYFLPSSQNKSRKNLQFPLSSLQIEALKSIGVKNKGYIFIKEDGNPYKDIRWHWDKINQKLKTPIRLHDLRHLIGYIGINMGISLEAIGETLGHSSIGVTKRYANIKNETINNTLNAIFSNFKTEKH, encoded by the coding sequence TTGAAAAATCTAGTAAAAATAAAAGAATATAAGGGTATATATTTTATAGACAAAGATAAGAAATTGGAGGATATAAAAGAAATTAGCTTAGTAGAATTACATAGAAGATTAACTATACCATACGAATTAGCTATAAGATATTATGAAGGAAAAAAATCAAGTTATGAGATATTTCCTATTTTAAATAACACCCAGACCCTTAAAAAGAATTGTGAGTTAATTGCCTTGCAAAGAATTAATGGAAAATTTGCAAAGAAATTTAAAATTAAAGAACCTAAACTAAATGAAGTGTTTGAAGAATGGATTAGTATGCGAAAAAATACTATTTCTAAAAAACATTACGAGGTAACCATATTTTCATATAATGCACATATAAAAGATGTTATAGGAAACATCAAAATAAAACAAGTCAAATTAAAAGATATGCAAAATATTGTCAATAAAATGATTGATCAAGGTAAATCTCCAAGAACAACAAAAACAATAAAAGATATACTTTCTCCAGTATTTGAATTTGCTATTAAAAATGATTATATAGAAAAAAATATAGCAAGAGAAATAGAGATACAAAAATTTGACAACAAAAGATATTTTACTATTGATGATGAGGATAGAAATGCTCTTTATAAAGCTATTATAAATTATGAAAATTTAATGATAAGAGCTATGTTTATATTTCTTTTACATGGAAGAAGAAAAAGTGAAGTTCTTACATTAAAATGGGATAATATTGACTTTGCTAATAAAATTTATTTTTTACCTTCAAGCCAAAACAAATCAAGGAAAAACTTACAATTTCCGTTAAGTTCTTTACAAATAGAAGCTTTAAAAAGCATTGGAGTAAAAAATAAAGGATATATTTTTATTAAAGAAGATGGAAACCCTTATAAAGATATAAGATGGCATTGGGATAAAATAAATCAAAAATTAAAAACTCCTATTAGATTGCATGACTTAAGACATTTAATAGGATATATAGGTATTAATATGGGTATATCTTTAGAAGCTATTGGAGAAACATTAGGACATTCAAGCATAGGAGTTACAAAAAGATATGCAAATATTAAAAATGAAACTATTAATAATACTTTAAATGCTATTTTTAGTAATTTTAAAACTGAAAAACACTAA
- a CDS encoding helix-turn-helix domain-containing protein: protein MDMDNIVICKASDLEDIFKKILKENELIKNKTDENLNVQQASNYLKISTSKLYKDCNLGKVPFCKIGKKLVFKKDDLDEYLKLNSSKNSLKF from the coding sequence ATGGATATGGATAATATAGTAATTTGCAAAGCTAGTGATCTTGAAGATATTTTTAAAAAGATTTTAAAAGAAAATGAATTAATCAAGAATAAAACTGATGAAAATTTAAATGTACAACAGGCTTCAAATTATTTAAAAATAAGTACTTCAAAACTTTACAAGGATTGTAATTTAGGAAAAGTTCCTTTTTGTAAAATTGGTAAAAAACTTGTTTTTAAAAAAGATGATCTTGATGAATATTTAAAACTTAATAGCTCTAAAAATAGTTTAAAATTTTAA
- a CDS encoding AAA domain protein, producing MENIKKFSLKLENFQSCQESWLLKDLIPKESLGLLYGSSGSGKTSVCLYFCKEILKKDNEIRVFYINADMGLSSLKKYGFANLLENFTNRFFVIDLTCSDKKFIYFENICDEIIKIQEKFNVFIIVDSLNCVTRKIGRFIDPNYLFSKEKIIRKKGGTVLFIHHLNKSGVFSDSHQIVDYADFSYRCEYTEEMNSILLRPEKLGRFILEKIAFKVLNFSNLERMEFDSVEMSSYEIEFIKTVLEILKMGRFKQNELINLVLRNCKRYVGREKARKLLQEYAKKGKWCMLKDRFDNNSIYYYLKNEEK from the coding sequence ATGGAAAACATAAAAAAATTTTCATTGAAATTGGAAAATTTTCAATCTTGTCAAGAATCATGGCTCTTAAAAGATTTGATACCGAAAGAATCTTTGGGTTTGCTTTATGGTAGTAGTGGTAGTGGAAAGACAAGTGTTTGTTTGTATTTTTGCAAGGAAATTTTAAAGAAAGATAATGAAATTAGAGTGTTTTATATAAATGCAGATATGGGACTTTCGAGTTTAAAAAAATATGGTTTCGCAAATCTTCTTGAAAATTTTACCAACCGTTTTTTTGTAATAGATTTAACATGCTCTGATAAAAAATTCATATATTTTGAAAACATATGCGACGAAATAATAAAAATTCAAGAGAAATTCAATGTATTTATAATTGTTGATTCTTTAAATTGTGTCACTAGAAAAATAGGAAGATTTATTGATCCAAATTATTTATTTTCAAAAGAGAAAATAATTCGAAAAAAAGGTGGGACTGTGCTTTTTATTCATCATTTAAATAAAAGCGGAGTTTTTTCTGATAGTCATCAAATTGTTGATTATGCTGATTTTAGCTATAGATGTGAATACACTGAAGAGATGAATTCTATTTTGTTAAGACCAGAAAAACTTGGAAGATTTATACTTGAAAAAATAGCATTCAAAGTTTTAAATTTTAGCAATTTAGAAAGAATGGAATTTGATAGTGTTGAGATGAGTTCTTATGAGATAGAGTTTATAAAAACTGTTTTAGAGATTTTAAAGATGGGTCGTTTTAAGCAAAATGAATTAATCAACCTAGTCTTAAGAAATTGCAAAAGATATGTTGGTCGTGAAAAGGCAAGAAAACTTTTGCAAGAATATGCAAAAAAAGGAAAATGGTGCATGCTCAAAGATCGTTTTGATAACAATTCGATTTATTATTACTTAAAAAATGAGGAAAAATAA
- a CDS encoding DUF805 domain-containing protein: protein MFELYLNFWKQATDFKTRTNRGDYWAVMLMQILVSFCVALAFFWWLPIIDHIFSLASLLPIFAIGARRLHDIGFSGWWQLLYILIIPIIVFVILYCFKSNEFTNKYGERIPETRNFILYFSINLIIGILIFLINVAQI, encoded by the coding sequence ATGTTTGAACTTTATTTGAATTTTTGGAAACAAGCTACCGACTTTAAGACGCGAACTAATAGGGGTGATTATTGGGCTGTGATGCTCATGCAAATTCTCGTTAGTTTTTGTGTGGCTTTGGCATTTTTTTGGTGGTTGCCAATTATTGATCATATTTTTTCGCTCGCAAGTTTGTTGCCTATATTTGCCATAGGTGCAAGAAGATTGCATGATATAGGATTTAGTGGATGGTGGCAGCTTTTATACATTTTGATTATTCCTATAATCGTGTTTGTGATTTTATATTGTTTCAAATCAAATGAATTTACTAATAAATATGGAGAACGCATACCAGAAACTAGAAATTTTATCCTATACTTTAGTATTAATCTAATCATTGGAATTTTAATTTTTTTAATTAATGTTGCCCAAATTTAA
- the hemH gene encoding ferrochelatase has product MKLVLFLNMGGATNLQDCETFLKNMFNDPYILGIKNKFIRRFVAWIITKSRVKAMRENYKQMGGKSPLNEFTQSLCEKLNVKTNDFKFDFINLYVPPFAKEVLQKYTLNENDEIILFPLYPHHSRTTVTSSLEVLQNEILKQKIQAKIKTIDIFYKNELYNEMIVLHILAKKSNFDAKTLIFSAHSLPQSIIDKGDLYEKHVNDHIKLLKEKLKDHFDEFILAYQSKLGPVKWLEPNTSDILANLNNKALIYPISFCIDCSETIFELGIEYRHLAKYDYDLIACPNDSDEFVQFVLNYLLNL; this is encoded by the coding sequence GTGAAATTAGTTTTATTTTTAAATATGGGTGGAGCTACAAATTTACAAGATTGCGAAACTTTTTTAAAAAATATGTTTAATGATCCTTATATTTTAGGTATTAAAAATAAATTTATAAGAAGATTTGTGGCGTGGATTATTACAAAATCTCGCGTAAAAGCTATGAGGGAAAATTATAAACAAATGGGTGGAAAATCTCCACTCAATGAGTTTACGCAAAGCTTGTGTGAAAAGCTTAATGTAAAAACAAATGACTTTAAATTTGACTTTATTAATCTTTATGTGCCTCCTTTTGCCAAAGAGGTTTTACAAAAATATACTTTAAATGAAAATGATGAAATTATTCTTTTCCCGCTTTATCCGCATCATTCTCGCACCACAGTAACTTCATCTTTAGAAGTTTTACAAAATGAAATTTTAAAGCAAAAAATTCAAGCAAAAATAAAAACTATAGATATCTTTTACAAAAATGAGCTTTACAATGAGATGATAGTTTTGCACATTTTAGCTAAGAAAAGTAATTTTGATGCTAAAACTTTGATTTTTTCAGCACATTCTTTGCCACAAAGTATTATTGATAAAGGCGATTTATATGAAAAGCATGTAAATGATCATATAAAACTTTTAAAAGAAAAACTAAAAGATCATTTTGATGAATTTATTTTAGCTTATCAGTCTAAACTAGGTCCTGTAAAATGGCTTGAGCCAAATACAAGTGATATTTTAGCAAATTTAAACAATAAAGCTTTGATTTATCCTATATCTTTTTGCATAGATTGTTCTGAAACGATTTTTGAATTAGGTATAGAATATAGACATTTAGCAAAATATGATTATGACTTAATTGCGTGTCCTAATGATAGTGATGAATTTGTTCAGTTTGTTTTGAATTATTTATTAAATTTATAA
- a CDS encoding helix-turn-helix domain-containing protein has translation MIKENIKFLRKQRKLTQQELGEILNVGQKTVSMWEKGNNNITLPTILKICEYFQISPNELLANNLADMELHRNLRNYNRLTHELQLKNGLNDFLKSNIVNMQLQKISKHIRSLKGVGFIEKLSESWSGNGEKMLLILLLFIKHLNKIELSHTTMSKKDFINMLKKFKISLKNIKLYSLILSEKDKINTIEWVENNLDEIDVNALFIDLRKDVEKIIINELNSFNYLIFKD, from the coding sequence ATGATAAAAGAAAATATTAAGTTTTTAAGAAAACAACGCAAATTAACACAACAAGAGTTGGGCGAAATTTTAAATGTAGGACAAAAAACAGTAAGTATGTGGGAAAAAGGAAATAACAATATTACACTTCCTACAATACTAAAAATATGCGAATATTTTCAAATTAGTCCAAATGAGCTACTAGCAAATAATTTAGCGGATATGGAATTACATAGAAATCTTAGAAATTACAATAGACTTACACATGAATTACAGCTAAAAAATGGCTTAAATGATTTTTTAAAATCAAACATTGTAAATATGCAACTTCAAAAAATATCTAAACATATTCGTTCTCTCAAAGGTGTAGGATTTATAGAGAAATTAAGTGAAAGCTGGAGTGGAAATGGAGAGAAAATGCTTTTAATTCTTCTCTTGTTTATTAAACACTTAAACAAGATAGAATTAAGCCACACAACAATGAGTAAAAAAGATTTTATAAACATGTTAAAGAAATTTAAAATTTCTTTAAAAAATATCAAATTATACTCTTTAATTTTAAGTGAAAAAGACAAAATAAATACCATAGAGTGGGTAGAAAACAACTTAGATGAGATCGATGTAAATGCTTTATTTATTGATTTAAGGAAAGATGTTGAAAAAATAATTATAAATGAGCTTAATTCGTTTAATTATTTAATTTTTAAGGATTAA
- a CDS encoding DUF6402 family protein, whose protein sequence is MTLKKLPQGEYKFDFAIDIKENRSDKNEESYIIIKENDEISKDYKRILDCKPYELDTLNCQYIGVGDDEFFKQIWQNLGINIAEKFKVDFSYARLDKFIFATSPLGLTYNTYETLEQTYDELMQDLSLYACSGKFSFNFVPSKLSIKKEIQGDREKVSYRVDEMLVYVYDSFDFLDQGHEFDDDGNFIKLGQPVGAWDFNEKSFSIWGSTRQMETYKPKIYIIPQITFADVLQSPKTKQYYLYNQDYQDYQKFTPYGLDFKLYSKDFIAKLDFKDKAYNVLYNTGV, encoded by the coding sequence TTGACATTAAAAAAATTACCTCAAGGAGAATATAAATTTGATTTTGCTATCGATATAAAAGAAAATCGAAGCGATAAAAATGAAGAATCTTATATCATCATTAAAGAAAATGATGAAATTTCAAAAGATTATAAACGCATTTTAGACTGTAAGCCCTATGAGCTTGATACTTTAAATTGTCAATATATAGGTGTGGGTGATGATGAGTTTTTCAAACAAATTTGGCAAAATTTAGGTATAAATATTGCAGAGAAATTTAAGGTAGATTTTTCTTATGCTAGACTTGATAAATTTATTTTTGCGACATCGCCACTTGGACTTACTTATAATACATATGAGACTTTAGAGCAAACTTATGATGAACTCATGCAAGATCTATCTCTTTATGCTTGTAGTGGTAAATTTTCTTTTAATTTTGTTCCTTCGAAATTAAGCATTAAAAAAGAAATTCAAGGAGATAGAGAAAAGGTATCATACCGCGTTGATGAAATGCTTGTTTATGTTTATGATAGCTTTGATTTTTTAGATCAAGGACATGAATTTGATGATGATGGAAATTTTATCAAGCTAGGACAACCTGTTGGAGCTTGGGATTTTAATGAAAAGAGTTTCAGTATTTGGGGATCTACAAGACAGATGGAAACTTATAAACCAAAGATATATATTATACCACAAATAACCTTTGCTGATGTCCTACAATCCCCAAAAACTAAACAATACTATCTTTACAATCAAGATTATCAAGATTATCAAAAATTTACTCCTTATGGTTTGGATTTTAAACTTTATAGTAAGGATTTTATTGCTAAACTTGATTTTAAAGATAAAGCTTATAATGTGCTTTATAATACAGGAGTTTAA